AGCTGTCGTCGATTTCGAGATGTGTTGGGCCGTTCGGACCGACCAGCGTGATCTGGCCGTTGCCACAGTTGACGACCTTCTGCCGCATGAGCGAAAAGGTAGCCCCTTTGGGCGTGACGTCCTGTGAGAGCTCGTTGGCGTATTTGGTGAGGAATAATGTCGCCACGATCAGTACGGTCCAAAGCAGGATTCTACGCATCTGGTTCCCTTGGCCGTCTCCCGATCCACTGCAGGACGGCTTTTGCAATCTACCCCTAAATTAGCACTCCTCGCGGAAATGACTATTCCACTTTCGTGACTAGTTGGAGGTACCGTCGATCTGCTGACGGTGCAAGGTGGGAGGCTCTTCGCTGCCGGGATTATTGGTGCTCGCGCGCCGCAGCGAGGGGCGCTGACTCTTTGGCGGGGCGTGCAGCTTGCGACGGTTTTCAATGCGAGCGAGCCGTGCCTTGACCTGCTCAAACTCCGAAGTGTCTTCAAGATACTCGCGGCGCGGCGGCAGAATATGGGCGATCTCCTGCTCGGTGGCCTCAATACGGTCGGGCGTTTGCGGATGGGTGTCGAAAGCGCGCGCAATGATGCCGGGCTTCTGCTTCTCCAGCGCCTCGATCTTTTCAAAGAAAGAAATCATGGCTGTCGGATCGTAGCCGGTGCGATAGAGATATTGGACACCGAGATAGTCCGCCTGCGCCTCGAACTCCCGCGAGAACTGCAGGAAGGTAATCGGAATGGCTAGATTTGCCGCCTCGTAAATGCCATAGCCAGCCCACCCTCCCATGAAGATGAGCGGCACGCTACCAATCTGGGCGTAGTGCATGCGCGTCATTTCACGTGCGGCATGGTGCGCGGCGACGTGGGCAATCTCATGCGCCATGACAGCAGCGAGTTCGGCTTCGTTGTCCGCAGCGAGAATCAAGCCCGAGTTGACATAGAAGAAGCCGCCCGGCAGCGCGAAGGCATTGATCTGGTTGGAGTCAATGACCTTGATGGTGAACGGCACCTTGGCATCGGAGTTCTTCACCAGATTCTGGCCAATGCGATTGATGTACTCGTCCACGACGGGATCTTTGATGAAGTGAGTGCTCTTGTCGATCTCGGCGGCGTACTGCTGGCCCATCTCAATTTCGGCGCGCTCGCCGTACCAGTTGCCGAGACCGCGGCCGCCGATCTTGCGATCTCCAACCGCGTTGACGTCTTGAATGCTGCCTCGCCTGACACCCGGCATCACTCCGTCAGGGCGGGGCTGAACGCCCTGAGGCGGGAGCTGCGGGTTGGGGATGGGCTGCACTGCGGGAGGCCGGTTTTTATCGTTATTATTGTGGCTATCTTCAGCCGGCTGCTCTTGCAGAGCAACTGCAGATGCGGCCGTGCCGGTGGTGGTTTGCGGGGCTGAAAAAGCAGGCAGGAGCTGAGCGGGAGCTGTTAGCGGAAGGCTGAGCGCGACGCACAGAAGCAGGCCATGAGAGATACATCGGGCTCTCTGGTGTGAGAGAAGATGCCTGCGCTTTGCCATCACCATGCCGAGACTCCATGCCAGAACTTCAGGCTGAGACTTCGCTACTTTCGCGGCCTCTTCAGTATGCGCCGCCGGGCAGAAACTTTGCTGCCCGACAGGCAGCGCGGCTCGCTTCAATTCAACTGCTGCAGGCGCGCAATGAGTTTCTGCGCCAGATTTTCGCCACTCTCTGACCACAACAGCCGTGTCGCGGCGCCTGCATTCTTCTGCATCAGGGTCGTCAGATCCACAAGCTTCTGCACATTTTTTTTGACGTAAGCGGCGCTCTCAGCGCTCAGGGCGACCTCTTCCTGAAGAAATGGCGTGTCGGTGCCGAGGTCAATGCGAATCTGTCCGTTCTGATCAAAGGATCCTTCATCAAATTGCGGGCCGAAGCCTGTGACGCGCACCACGCGCGGTTCGAGCTTCCAACCCGGCTCTTCCCCGCCCTCTTCGCTGGGCGTCCAAAGCTCCCACTCCACCTCAAACTCGTAGGCATAGTCCTCATGCAGAGCTTCCATGGCGCGAGCGATGGCTTGAGCGGGTTCCGCGTTCTCCTCAGGGTCTTTGTCGCTATGCACCCACTGATAGATGGGTGACTCATTCCAGCTGAGAGGATAGACGGTCGCAGCCTTCACTTTGTCAGTACCGCCGAGAGCAGCAAACTGCTGCAGCACTCGGTCGAGTGCCCCAGGAAGCTGTGGGAATCGAAAATTTGCGTACCAGAGACTCAGATAAAGCTGATCGGCCATACTACCCAGTATAAATTTCAGCAGCGAATGGCGGAAATTACTCCCGTGCCGCGTCACAAACAGAACAGCCCCGGACGGAACCGTGTCCGGGGCTGTGGCTTTCTGCGAGCGGGCTGCTCAGCTACTGATTCGGCTCATGGCCGAGCGCGATGCGCAGGCCGGTGCGGAAATTAAAGGGCAGCGAGGTGTATCCGATGGGTGCGATGTGCTGGTCGCTGGTGAGATTGTTGAGCTGCGTATAGAACTGCGTGCGGCGGCCCACCTGATAGGTCAATGCCAGATCAAGCTTGGCATAACCGTGATCGAGGTTGCGATTGGGCAGCAGCAGGTTACTGCCGTCCGGCGCGCCGGCGTAGTCGCCAAGAAACGTCGAGTCATCGCTGCGGCTGGCGTAAGCGCCGGTCAAAACGCCGGTCCACTTGTTGCCGGTGTAGGTCACCGAGGTGAAGCCGGTGTGCGGCGGCCTGCGGAAGGGTCGCGCGCCGACCAAGGGATTGTAGGCGCCGATGGGAATGTTGGGGAAGTTGGCATTGAAGCTCGGCGAGAGCGCATCTGAGGTGAAGGACTTCTGTACGACCGCATCGGTGTAGGTGTAGCCGGTGCGCACGAAGATGTTGGCGTTAACGCCGTATTGCAGCTCAGCATCGATGCCCTGCGAGCGGAAGGCCTGCGAATTCACATAGAGCGAGTATGCGCCGTCTGCATTGAGTTGAGCTTCGAGCAGCTTTTGCTGCGCGGTGCTCAGGTTGGGTAGAAGCTGCGGAATCAGTGCGGCTCCGACAGACTCGACCTGATTGCCGAATTCATCATGGAAGTAATCGAGACGAAGCAGGACGTGCTGGTTGAAGAGATTCTGCTCCACACCGCCGTCATAGGTACGTGCCAGCTCCGCGCCAATGGGGCTGATGTGATCGGCGGCTACGGTCTGCTGCCCACCATTCTTGTTCAGGAAGTCATAGAGCGAACCGAGTTGCTGCAGCAGCGTCGGCTCCTGATAGCCCTTGGCATAATTGAAGGTCACGCGGGTTCCGTCAAAGATGCCCTTGCCCGGCTTGATGAGGTAATAGGACGCGCCCACGCGCGGCGCGCCGACGGTTCCGTAGAGATCGTTTTTCTCAATTGTGCCGCTGGCCGTGTAGAAGAGGCGGTTGTTCAACTGGCCGTTCAACTGGCCGTTGTAGTCGTAGTTGGCGCGCTCGAGCTGGTCGTTGAGGAAGTAGGCCTGCGAATACTCAGAGCCACGCTCATCTTCAAAGCGAAAGCTGCCGGTGAGCACCAGTGCCGGGCTGAGGGTGTAGTTGGTCTGCGCGTAGAGATCGTCGCGCAGATTGGCGTTGTCAATCACATTGGGATAGACGCCGTAATTGGCAGGCGAGTAGTTCATGATGGCCTGTCCGGTGACAGAGTAGCCGTTCGCGCCGCGAATCGTGACGACATTGCCGTAGTAGTTCCCGCCTTCGTAGTCGGGCGTCAGATTGCCTGCCGGGTAAAAGACCTCAGACTGCTCGCGCTTGCGCACAAGACCATAGCGCACCAGGCCGGTCCAGGCGCCGTTGAAGGAGTGGGTCAGCGTGCTCGAGAGAAAAGTATCCTGATCGGACTCTTTGCCGTCGTTCGAGAGGCCAAAGAAGGCATACGTGCCGGGCAGATCGGTCGCGCGGTTGATTTGGTGGACGATGACGCGCAGGCCGGTGTTGGCGCTGAGGTCATAGCCAAGATTCGCGACGGAGGTGATGAGGTGATACTCATCGTTCGGGATGGAGTTCTGCGTCTGCAGGTCGCTGAAGGCCCCGTAATAGTCAAGATTGTTGCGCATGCCGCCCAGTTGCACCTGGTTGCGGTAAGTGCCGAAGTTGCCGCCGTCGCCCTCGTAGAGCAGGCTGGGAAAGGGCGTGCTGCCCTGTGGCGTCGTGAAAGCAATGACCCCGGCGGCGGCATCGGCGCCGTAGAGCACGCTGTCAGGGCCGCGATAGGCCTCGACATGATCGATGCCCGTGGTGGCGAGCATGGAATAGTCAAACTGGCCCCCGATGTCTTCAATGGGCACGCCGTCGAGGATGACACGATTGGCGTTGGAGTTGCCGCCGTGAATGAAGACTGAGGTGATGGCGCCGCGCTGGCCTGACTGCACCACATTGAGTCCCGGCAACTGACGCAGAGCATCCACCATACCGGCGCGGTTTTTGAAATCGGTAAAGCCAAGCGCACTCACAGGGGCTGAGACCTGCGCCTGCGGCGTGGGGTTTCCGGTAGCGGTGACGATCACCTGCTGCCGCACCCAGGCCGGCTCCAGCGTGACATTCTGCACCACGTCATCGAGCTTGCCCGCATAAAAGCTCTGCGTGGTGATCTGGCGAAACGAGTTCCCTGTCGCCAGCACGTAAAAGCGGCCGCTCAGCCCACTGAGCAGCTCGTAGCTGCCGTCGGCATGCGAGCGGGTCACCTTGACGACGTGGCCGTTGTGCATGAGCGTGACGATGGCGTTGGGAATGACCTCGCCCACAGGATCAGTAATCGTGCCATGCACGGTGACGGCGCGGGCGGCGCAGGGCGCCAGCAAGGCGAGAGAAGATGCGCAGAGATAGACAGCCAGCCGGCGAGCCGCACGGCAAAAAGCATGAGCCATAGTGTCCTCCGTTCCCCTCGGAACGCGGTGAAAAAGGCGCATGGGACCGGTCTCCTGACTTAGGCGCTCATTCCCTGTGGAATCGAAGCCGGGCGGCATCGCGGAATCACCTTCCCGGAGCATCTGCTCCAGTGGCATCCTACGCCCGGACCTCTGTGTGCCCTCTGTATTCAACAGACGAGAAAGCACACGAACGCGCTTACAGTTGCGGGGCAGTGGCGGATTTTCACCGCCTTCCCGAACATCCCAAAGCGTTTACGAATAACAACGGAGCAGAAGGGCGTAGAACCAGCCTTCCGCAGAAGTTTCCGGGCAACGCCGGAATCTCTTTTTATAACCGTGCCGTAACACGGTGTCAAAATTTTTGACCGCCGCGAAAAGCTCACGAGACGCACAAAAACAGAAGCCGGAGCCAGCGTGCGTAACTGCACCCGGTCTCCGGCCTTGCGGCTCAAATACAAGAGGTTAGCGCGGGTTCAACCAGCCGCCAACATCCTCAGCCAGCCGATTCGCCTCTACAGGACCCCAGGTTCCCGGCTTGTAGCCATGCACCTGCGGCCGATGTTGCAGAACGTCGTCCAGCAGTTCCCACGAGCGCTCAACATAATCTTCACGTGCAAACCACACCGGATTGCCACAAGCCGCGTCATCGAGCAGTTCCTCGTACGGCAGCAGGTCGAGTTCCCCGCACTGCTGCTCGGCATTCAGCTCGGTCATGCAGCCGCGCAGACGCTCGCCTGCTTCTTTGATCGAAGCGCCGATGGCGATCTCAGGCTTGGGGCTGAGGCGAAAACGCACATAGTTCTGCGGCGTCACCGTCTCTGAGAAAACAGGCGGCGTCTGCCGCAGTTTGGCGGTGATTTCAGTCGCGGTGATGGGCAGGTTTTTGCCGGTCCGAATCAGGAACGGCACATCACGCCAGCGCCAGGAATTGACATGCACTCGGAGCGCCGCAAAGGTCTCCACATTGGATTGCTGCTTGACGCC
The DNA window shown above is from Acidobacterium capsulatum ATCC 51196 and carries:
- a CDS encoding M48 family metallopeptidase, which gives rise to MPGVRRGSIQDVNAVGDRKIGGRGLGNWYGERAEIEMGQQYAAEIDKSTHFIKDPVVDEYINRIGQNLVKNSDAKVPFTIKVIDSNQINAFALPGGFFYVNSGLILAADNEAELAAVMAHEIAHVAAHHAAREMTRMHYAQIGSVPLIFMGGWAGYGIYEAANLAIPITFLQFSREFEAQADYLGVQYLYRTGYDPTAMISFFEKIEALEKQKPGIIARAFDTHPQTPDRIEATEQEIAHILPPRREYLEDTSEFEQVKARLARIENRRKLHAPPKSQRPSLRRASTNNPGSEEPPTLHRQQIDGTSN
- a CDS encoding TonB-dependent receptor gives rise to the protein MAHAFCRAARRLAVYLCASSLALLAPCAARAVTVHGTITDPVGEVIPNAIVTLMHNGHVVKVTRSHADGSYELLSGLSGRFYVLATGNSFRQITTQSFYAGKLDDVVQNVTLEPAWVRQQVIVTATGNPTPQAQVSAPVSALGFTDFKNRAGMVDALRQLPGLNVVQSGQRGAITSVFIHGGNSNANRVILDGVPIEDIGGQFDYSMLATTGIDHVEAYRGPDSVLYGADAAAGVIAFTTPQGSTPFPSLLYEGDGGNFGTYRNQVQLGGMRNNLDYYGAFSDLQTQNSIPNDEYHLITSVANLGYDLSANTGLRVIVHQINRATDLPGTYAFFGLSNDGKESDQDTFLSSTLTHSFNGAWTGLVRYGLVRKREQSEVFYPAGNLTPDYEGGNYYGNVVTIRGANGYSVTGQAIMNYSPANYGVYPNVIDNANLRDDLYAQTNYTLSPALVLTGSFRFEDERGSEYSQAYFLNDQLERANYDYNGQLNGQLNNRLFYTASGTIEKNDLYGTVGAPRVGASYYLIKPGKGIFDGTRVTFNYAKGYQEPTLLQQLGSLYDFLNKNGGQQTVAADHISPIGAELARTYDGGVEQNLFNQHVLLRLDYFHDEFGNQVESVGAALIPQLLPNLSTAQQKLLEAQLNADGAYSLYVNSQAFRSQGIDAELQYGVNANIFVRTGYTYTDAVVQKSFTSDALSPSFNANFPNIPIGAYNPLVGARPFRRPPHTGFTSVTYTGNKWTGVLTGAYASRSDDSTFLGDYAGAPDGSNLLLPNRNLDHGYAKLDLALTYQVGRRTQFYTQLNNLTSDQHIAPIGYTSLPFNFRTGLRIALGHEPNQ